In one window of Kitasatospora sp. MMS16-BH015 DNA:
- a CDS encoding DUF11 domain-containing protein produces the protein MSRPRRAWARNLREPAAARPGPGRPGQLRSVAAVLLAVLAVLALVTSSATGAAPRTRIRSPHGGAAHRGTVTFPVHETFDSATNSGKTSGAVTFDSGWMRLTRASASQTGSWVMTDGFPADLGIIAEFQYATWGGTSFDGKRGDGMAFFLADGSAVNGVGALGGALGYACSGSSTTCTTNGVPGAFLGVGLDEFGNFSSSTIGNGGPGSAANTIVLRGGGDKTTGYRYGKGVAGPGGSVETGSRDKLRTIRISIRPSGGKVLFSLWSDSGPGTSLTQLITDFDVTTITSQPKLPATLKVGFSAGTGGATNNHEIADLTINVPANLSVTMAGSPATVRAGADPVTYTVTVSNDATNDVTGALVRVTVPALTGVTWRCTASTGSSCAAASGSGAPDTTANLKRSGTATYTVTGTAPPSPTTITATATVTAPADRVDTNSADNSATAVTRVTAGPADIATAKVSLGQGPVIPGQTFAYRITTSNLGPADTTNVTMTDLLPSPLLHVSSSPTCAVSGRTVTCGPVASLKVAEAASWTVTVRLDPAYTGNGGDVLNTATSSSDAVDPAPGNNTSAAVGPPGGTAAAQADLSAAKKTATSTPVGPGETFAYQVAVSNAGPSQAANVKATDALPAMLSFVSSTDGCSATGSSVTCAATDPLAPGAAKTWAFTVRLDPAYQGDGSDIRNTATAVSTTQDPDPANNTSPPAGPPGGTVSSSQADLGVGKTIP, from the coding sequence ATGAGCCGGCCACGCCGCGCCTGGGCCCGGAACCTCCGAGAGCCCGCCGCAGCGCGTCCCGGCCCCGGCCGACCGGGTCAGCTCCGTTCCGTCGCCGCCGTCCTGCTGGCCGTGCTGGCCGTCCTGGCCCTGGTCACCTCCTCCGCCACCGGTGCCGCGCCCCGGACCCGTATACGCTCGCCGCACGGCGGAGCGGCCCACCGCGGCACCGTCACGTTCCCCGTGCACGAGACCTTCGACTCCGCCACCAACAGCGGGAAGACCTCCGGCGCGGTGACGTTCGACAGCGGCTGGATGCGGCTGACCAGGGCCTCCGCCAGTCAGACCGGCTCCTGGGTGATGACGGACGGCTTCCCGGCGGACCTGGGCATCATCGCCGAGTTCCAGTACGCCACCTGGGGCGGCACCAGCTTCGACGGCAAGCGCGGCGACGGGATGGCCTTCTTCCTCGCCGACGGCAGTGCCGTGAACGGTGTGGGTGCCCTCGGCGGAGCCCTGGGCTACGCGTGCAGCGGGAGCTCGACCACGTGCACCACCAACGGTGTCCCCGGGGCGTTCCTGGGCGTCGGTCTGGACGAGTTCGGCAACTTCTCCTCCTCCACCATCGGCAACGGCGGACCGGGATCGGCCGCGAACACCATCGTGTTGCGCGGCGGCGGCGACAAGACGACCGGATACCGCTACGGCAAGGGCGTCGCGGGCCCCGGCGGGTCCGTCGAGACGGGCAGCCGGGACAAGCTGCGCACGATCCGGATCTCCATCCGGCCCAGCGGCGGCAAGGTGCTGTTCTCGCTCTGGTCGGACAGCGGGCCGGGCACCTCCCTCACCCAGCTGATCACCGACTTCGACGTCACGACGATCACCAGCCAGCCGAAGCTGCCCGCCACGCTCAAGGTCGGTTTCTCCGCCGGGACGGGTGGGGCGACCAACAACCACGAGATCGCGGACCTCACGATCAACGTCCCGGCCAACCTGTCCGTCACCATGGCCGGTTCACCCGCCACCGTCCGAGCCGGCGCCGACCCGGTGACGTACACGGTCACCGTGTCCAACGACGCCACCAACGACGTCACGGGCGCACTCGTCCGGGTGACCGTACCGGCACTGACGGGCGTGACCTGGAGGTGCACCGCGTCCACGGGGAGCTCCTGCGCAGCGGCGTCCGGCAGCGGAGCGCCCGACACCACCGCCAACCTGAAACGCAGCGGCACCGCGACGTACACCGTCACGGGGACCGCCCCACCCTCACCGACCACGATCACCGCCACGGCGACGGTCACCGCGCCGGCCGACCGTGTCGATACGAACTCGGCCGACAACTCCGCCACGGCCGTCACCCGGGTCACGGCGGGCCCCGCCGACATCGCGACCGCCAAGGTGAGCCTCGGCCAAGGGCCGGTGATCCCGGGACAGACCTTCGCCTACCGGATCACCACCAGCAACCTCGGGCCGGCCGACACCACCAACGTCACCATGACGGACCTGCTACCGAGCCCGCTCCTCCACGTCTCCTCCTCGCCGACCTGCGCCGTGAGCGGCCGGACGGTCACCTGCGGCCCCGTCGCGTCCTTGAAGGTGGCGGAGGCAGCGTCCTGGACGGTCACGGTGCGCCTCGATCCGGCCTACACCGGCAACGGCGGCGACGTACTGAACACCGCGACCTCGAGCTCGGACGCGGTCGACCCCGCGCCGGGCAACAACACCAGCGCGGCGGTCGGGCCACCCGGTGGCACGGCGGCGGCCCAGGCCGACCTCTCCGCGGCGAAGAAGACGGCCACGAGCACGCCGGTAGGCCCTGGGGAGACCTTCGCCTACCAGGTGGCCGTCTCCAACGCGGGCCCCTCCCAGGCGGCGAACGTCAAGGCGACCGACGCCCTTCCGGCGATGCTGTCGTTCGTCTCCTCCACGGACGGCTGTAGTGCCACGGGCTCCTCCGTGACCTGTGCCGCCACCGACCCGCTCGCTCCGGGCGCGGCCAAGACCTGGGCGTTCACCGTGCGACTCGACCCCGCCTACCAGGGAGACGGCTCGGACATCCGCAACACGGCGACGGCGGTGTCGACCACCCAGGACCCCGACCCCGCGAACAACACGAGCCCGCCCGCCGGACCGCCCGGCGGCACCGTCAGCTCATCGCAGGCCGACCTGGGTGTCGGAAAGACCATCCCCTGA